One Gloeobacter morelensis MG652769 DNA window includes the following coding sequences:
- a CDS encoding glycerophosphodiester phosphodiesterase, protein MLSPPPARPLVIAHRGCRAQVPENTLPAFERALDLRVDGIEMDLHLSGDGQVLVSHDPRPLPGKCRLSTGPLPGEPPCWGELELSTIQDNYIADCQFELGPAERPKTLYTGRIAPLVMKNVPSVFVPPTLEQVFALLAAYGQLGAEQALYLRSIRIFLEIKRAPFYDALWLGPHAERFERCVASAIERSSFCKNVVVLSFVPRALQTIGQCNRTIRTALLTAHTPVNLLADMQHLNSQLWCPYYQSIDRSAVEIAQAAGLQVIPWTVNDTKEMAVLTEWRVNGLVTDVPDLLQALDCKKVKKSPPTSPGT, encoded by the coding sequence ATGCTCTCTCCCCCACCCGCTAGACCGCTCGTCATCGCCCACCGCGGCTGCCGGGCGCAGGTGCCCGAGAATACGCTGCCGGCTTTCGAAAGAGCCCTCGACCTGCGCGTCGACGGTATCGAGATGGACTTGCACCTGAGCGGCGACGGCCAGGTGCTGGTCAGCCACGACCCGCGCCCGCTGCCCGGCAAATGCCGCCTCAGCACCGGTCCGCTTCCTGGGGAGCCACCCTGCTGGGGGGAGTTGGAACTGTCAACGATTCAAGATAATTACATCGCTGATTGCCAGTTCGAATTGGGGCCCGCAGAGCGCCCAAAAACCCTCTATACCGGCCGGATCGCACCGCTGGTGATGAAAAATGTACCTAGCGTCTTTGTGCCGCCTACCCTCGAGCAGGTGTTCGCGTTGCTAGCGGCTTATGGCCAATTGGGTGCCGAACAGGCGCTATATTTGCGAAGTATTCGCATATTTCTTGAGATCAAACGCGCCCCGTTTTATGACGCCCTTTGGCTTGGCCCCCATGCCGAGCGCTTCGAACGGTGTGTTGCCTCTGCGATTGAACGATCGAGTTTCTGTAAGAATGTTGTGGTTCTGTCCTTTGTGCCCCGCGCACTTCAGACGATCGGGCAGTGCAATCGCACGATCCGAACTGCCCTACTTACCGCACATACACCGGTCAATTTGCTGGCCGATATGCAACACCTTAATTCACAGCTGTGGTGTCCCTACTACCAGTCTATCGATCGCTCCGCAGTCGAGATAGCCCAGGCGGCCGGTCTACAGGTAATACCCTGGACTGTCAATGATACCAAGGAAATGGCTGTACTTACCGAATGGCGGGTGAACGGTTTGGTTACCGATGTGCCCGATCTTCTGCAGGCGCTGGATTGCAA